CAAACCAGCGCGCGCTGCGCAGTTGATCGGGGTTTTTTCTGTTCTGGTTCATTCTGCCCTCTCCGGACCGGTTCAGATCCACAGCATTGTGACCGGAGCGTCTCCGGTGCGTTCAAACTAATATATTACCTCATCAGATAAAATGTCGAGCCTGTTTTGGAAGCGAAGCCCCAAAGCCGCCTAGCTGAAGAATTCCCGATGTGCCTCGCGCAATGCTTCAACGCGCGAGACCGTGCGGCTGAGATGGTCACGCACTGCCGTGGCGGCGGCCTCGGCGTCGCCCTGTGCAATCGCGTCCAGAATCGCCCGATGCCCCTGCAAGATATAGGTGATTTTAGCCGCATCCGGCGGGTCCAGCCGGCGCACACGGTTCAAATGCCCCGACCTGCCCTGGATCATCGCATACAGGTTGCCCTGCCCCAGCCCGTCGTACAGCGTTTGGTGAAACACCTCGTCCAGTTCCTGAAACATCTGCAACTGTGCGGGATCGTCGCGCAGCACCTCTTGCATGCGCAGCGTCGCGCCCGCGCGCGCCACCACATCGGCGCTGTCCCGCTGGGCCAGCTGTCGGGCGACCTCGACCTCGACCGACAGGCGCAGGAAATGCGCCTCGTAAATCTCGGGAATGTCGATTTTGGTCACGACCGTGCGCGACTGGGGAAAGACCTTGACCAGTCCCTCCTGCTCCAGCCGTTGCAGGGATTCACGGATCGGGGTCTGGCTGGCACTATAGTGGGCCGCCAGATCGCCGCGCAGCAAAGGCGCACCGGGCGGCAGTTCAAGCGAGACAATGCGCCGCCGCAGATCATCCAGAACCCGCGCCGTGGCAGTGCCCGCAGGCCGCAAGCCGTGCCCTGAAGCTGTCCGAAGCAAGGTCATGGTGCATTTCCTGTGTCGCGCATCTGCATCTTTCTTTCGTTTAGGCCGCGATCCGGACCCGACGCAACCGCGCGCGGTGTCTGGTTGACCTTCCTTTGCAGCTAAAATATTAGTCGATATGAACGGCGCGGTAAAGTTTGCGCTGAAACACAGATACTCTAGGAGAGTCCTGCATGACCGGTTTCGCCCCCCACGGAAAACACCTGATCGCTGGCGAATGGGTCGCCGGAGCAACCACATTTGAAAACGAACCCGCCAGCGGCAAGGTTGATAGGTTTTCGATTGGCACCCCCGCCAACGTCGAAACTGCCTGTGTCGCCGCCGAAGAAGCATTCTGGACCTATGGCTATTCCACCCGCGCCGAACGCGCCGCGTTTCTCAACGCCATTGCGGACGAGATCGAGGCCCGCGCCGATGCGATCACCGACATCGGCAGCCGCGAATCCGGCCTGCCCGCCGCGCGCCTGCAAGGTGAACGTGGCCGCACCACGGGCCAGCTGCGCCTGTTCGCCGATCACATCACCAGCGGGGCCTATCTGGACCGGCGCATCGACGCGGCCCTGCCCGACCGCCAGCCCGCGCCGCGCCCCGAAATCCGGCTGATGCAGCGGCCCATCGGCCCCGTCGCCGTGTTCGGCGCGTCGAACTTTCCGCTGGCCTTTTCCACCGCCGGGGGCGACACCGCCGCTGCACTGGCTGCCGGCTGCCCCGTTGTGGTCAAGGGCCACTCGGCCCATCCCGGCACCGGCGAAATCATCGCCGAAGCCATCCACGCCGCGATCAAGTCCTGTGGCGTGCATCCCGGCGTGTTCTCGTTGATCCAGGGCGGCAAGCGCGACATGGGCCAGGCGCTGGTGCAACACCCGCTGATCAAGGCCGTGGGCTTTACCGGATCGCTGGCCGGTGGCCGCGCGCTGTTCGACCTGTGCGCCCAACGCCCCGAGCCGATCCCGTTTTTTGGCGAGTTGGGGTCGGTCAACCCGATGTTCGTGCTGCCCAACGCCGCCGCCGCACGCGGGGCCGACATCGGCACCGGCTGGGCCGGATCGCTGACCATGGGCGCGGGCCAGTTCTGCACCAACCCCGGCATCGCCGTGGTGGAAAAGGGTGCCGATGGCGATGCGTTCGTGGCGGCTGCCAAAACGGCGCTTGAGAAGGTGGATGGGCAGGTCATGCTGACCGACGGCATCGCGCAGGCCTATCGCGACGGGCAGGCCCGTTTTACCGGACGCAACGCGGTGCAGCCGCTGCTGGAAACCAAAAGCGAAGGGCGCATGGCCAACCCCAACCTCTACGAAACCGACGCCGACACCTACCTGCAAGATCACGCGCTGGGGGAAGAGGTCTTTGGCCCGCTGGGTCTGGTGGTGCGCGTCAATTCCG
This Pseudosulfitobacter sp. DSM 107133 DNA region includes the following protein-coding sequences:
- a CDS encoding GntR family transcriptional regulator, whose amino-acid sequence is MTLLRTASGHGLRPAGTATARVLDDLRRRIVSLELPPGAPLLRGDLAAHYSASQTPIRESLQRLEQEGLVKVFPQSRTVVTKIDIPEIYEAHFLRLSVEVEVARQLAQRDSADVVARAGATLRMQEVLRDDPAQLQMFQELDEVFHQTLYDGLGQGNLYAMIQGRSGHLNRVRRLDPPDAAKITYILQGHRAILDAIAQGDAEAAATAVRDHLSRTVSRVEALREAHREFFS
- a CDS encoding aldehyde dehydrogenase (NADP(+)), with product MTGFAPHGKHLIAGEWVAGATTFENEPASGKVDRFSIGTPANVETACVAAEEAFWTYGYSTRAERAAFLNAIADEIEARADAITDIGSRESGLPAARLQGERGRTTGQLRLFADHITSGAYLDRRIDAALPDRQPAPRPEIRLMQRPIGPVAVFGASNFPLAFSTAGGDTAAALAAGCPVVVKGHSAHPGTGEIIAEAIHAAIKSCGVHPGVFSLIQGGKRDMGQALVQHPLIKAVGFTGSLAGGRALFDLCAQRPEPIPFFGELGSVNPMFVLPNAAAARGADIGTGWAGSLTMGAGQFCTNPGIAVVEKGADGDAFVAAAKTALEKVDGQVMLTDGIAQAYRDGQARFTGRNAVQPLLETKSEGRMANPNLYETDADTYLQDHALGEEVFGPLGLVVRVNSADDMRDLAKGFEGQLTATIHMDDADAARALLPVLERKAGRVLVNGFPTGVEVSEAMVHGGPYPASTNFGATSVGTMAIRRFLRPVSYQNVPTSIMSDDLAET